A genomic segment from Gavia stellata isolate bGavSte3 chromosome 4, bGavSte3.hap2, whole genome shotgun sequence encodes:
- the RAD52 gene encoding DNA repair protein RAD52 homolog, which yields MFGFNGWAHSVTQQNVDFVDLNNGKFYVGVCAFVKVQLKDGSYHEDVGYGVSEGLKSKALSLEKARKEAVTDGLKRALKCFGNALGNCILDKDYLRAVNKLPRQIPTELDLIKAKREDYEPEIEKARYNGCLERQNAGGGQHCEMASTCKPGQTEAAVVMVDQKQPNNSRNTDSLASERDATYQRKLRQKQLQQQFREQMKIKHQVPVVTPSSKQAISDPPVKHSTPAAVQQELEIEEEFFADDPELWDISLETIDLKIMGHKMADPSAGHRTPETPRGCHQMATRNRTPHRINYHKASARLAQLQPSATIMSNSSCANQHIPECSPHRRSQSLKKRRLEPT from the exons ACTTTGTTGACCTCAACAACGGCAAGTTCTATGTGGGGGTCTGTGCATTTGTGAAAGTTCAGCTTAAG GATGGGTCATACCATGAAGATGTGGGGTATGGAGTCAGTGAAGGCCTAAAATCTAAGGCTTTGTCCCtagaaaaggcaagaaaggaAGCAGTAACAGATGGACTGAAGAGGGCACTCAA GTGCTTTGGGAATGCTCTTGGAAACTGCATCCTAGACAAAGACTACCTACGAGCCGTGAATAAGCTTCCACGTCAG ATACCCACTGAGTTAGATTTGATCAAAGCTAAAAGAGAGGACTATGAGCCTGAAATAGAGAAAGCAAGATACAATGGCTGTTTGGAAAGGCAGAATGCAGGAGGGGGACAACATTGTGAGATGGCATCTACTTGTAAGCCCGGTCAGACAGAAGCTGCTGTAGTGATGGTAGATCAGAAACAGCCAAATAATTCCAG AAATACAGACTCCTTAGCTAGTGAGCGTGATGCCACTTACCAGCGGAAATTGCGACAAAAGCAGCTACAGCAACAGTTCCGGGAACAGATGAAGATAAAGCATCAGGTTCCGGTAGTTACTCCTAGCAGCAAACAGG CAATATCCGATCCGCCTGTAAAGCACAGCACTCCAGCGGCAGTACAACAGGAACTAGAAATAGAAGAGGAGTTCTTTGCAG ATGATCCTGAACTTTGGGACATTTCCTTGGAGACCATTGATCTTAAGATAATGGGTCACAAAATGGCAGATCCATCAGCTGGACACCGGACACCTGAAACACCCCGTGGATGTCATCAGATGGCTACTCGTAACCGGACACCTCACAGAATCAATTACCACAAAGCTTCTGCTAGACTTGCACAATTGCAGCCATCTGCTACAATCATGAGCAACAGCAGCTGTGCCAACCAGCATATCCCAG AGTGCAGCCCCCACAGGAGAAGTCAAAGCTTGAAGAAAAGGAGACTAGAACCTACATAG